The following nucleotide sequence is from Labeo rohita strain BAU-BD-2019 chromosome 3, IGBB_LRoh.1.0, whole genome shotgun sequence.
ACGAGACTATGACACATGGTCTTAGCTGAATATGAACGGTTATAAGGGGAAACCGGTCTTCATTTGGGATCCACTTGAATGAAAGACACGTCGGCACATCCTCAGAAATCAAACGTCTCGAAAGCGAAATTTCATCAAACATCTTCATTCATTTGTAAAGAATAAACCACAAATCACGTATTTCACTTTTCAGATTGTTTGTAAAATCCAGTATATAAACTGCAGATCTACTATGAGTCTTTTATACAACGACAAATACCGAGTTGTGAAGAATAAACGACAAGTTATCAAGGTAAGCGGCCgaatcagtttttttattgtaatgaatCTGATTATTTATGGCTTGAAATTGATACAAACTCACTGGTCTCTGATCTTTCGTAGCCTAGGCATCTGTCAGAATGGACCTTCATCGTGTGGCCCTGCTGTGCACCTTTTTCTGCTTTGCGCAGGTGTGGTCAAGGCCAACAAACTGCATCCTTCGTGAGGACTTGCTGAAGAGATCCTACACAGTTATAGAGACTGCGGTGAGAATCTTAAGTGGTAAAATTcagtaatagtaatatatatatatatatatatttatatacacacacacatatatatatgtgtgtatgtatgtatatatattcattaacGAATCTAAATTTTGTTTTAGGGGGGGCTTTTCCCTGTGCAGTGCCTGGACGAAAATGTTGTCATACCTTTCCCGCAAAATGCGTTCGAGTTTGACACCTCGGATCAGGTACAAtctttgaataatttaatttcaattatttGCTTGACTTTTGTGCATGTGTTTACGTTACGTCACCTCTTGTTTCTGAAGGTTACTGGTGTAGAAAAAGCTATTTACCAGACACTTGAGAATATTGACGCACTGTTTGAGAGCTACAGCGATCCAGACCGGGAAGCAGAAAAGTGGAATGAGTTTCGAGGACTCGTGTACCGGCAGATAGTGGACAGCAAATGCGTAAGAAaacatcaaacttaaaactttccTGCGTTATTATCTTAAACTTTAGATATCTTGTCTGCGTTCAAATTATACGTgtgattaaattataaaaagggGGAAAGTATTAAGTTGATCTGGAAACAAACACGGTAGGCCTAATTAAATATTAGCAATCTGCAACTGAAGTaaattgtctttattttttctttctctcatcCAGCTCTTTGAGTCTTTTGTAGGTTTGTAGTTCATCAGAGCAATCTCTTTAACTGGAATTCCATATCTTCTAATATCAAAAGTACTAATGAAATCCTCTGACGCCGTTTTAACCGTTCTGAGACGCCTGAAGTGCCAATTAGCTACTGCGTGCGTTTATATAAAGAGAGAGAGCTGAGTGGAAAGAGACATGGAAGTAGCACCGGTCACTTTTCCTGGACAACGACCAGTGCCCAGAAATGTTTGACCGCTTGTGCCTCAATTGACGAATCAGAACCACGCATTTCCAGATTGCTATGTAATATGTATATGACTTGTAATGCCCTTTTGTATTCAGTATTTCATGTTTTCTGGGTCTTGTCAAATACAGATCATGAACAAGTCTGAAGCGGCACAGGATTTCCCCAGCAGAGAAGCTTCACTGAAGGTTTACTTCAAGACTATAACCTCAACTCTGAAAGAAAAGGTACGCTTGTGTCTTCAGCCTATAATTTTGTTCATATCTCTTGTGTGATATAATAAACATTCTAATACAGAATGCCATTTCTCTATGCAGGATTTCAGTTACTGCGCATGGGAAATTGTCAGGAAAGAGATTCTCTGCACCTTGAAGTTCATACTGGATCACAACTCCGACATCATTTTATAAGTTTGTTGGCATTCGGATTATAATTCTGAAtgcgtatttatttatttatttatttgtttgtttgtttgtttgtttgtttacatatttatttatatatatttatttatataggtGTAATGTTTCTACCCTAACGAAAATAactcactttcacttttgaatTGCATCACAtcatttccatttccatttccaTTCAGCACTGGACAGTTGAGAGTTTGATCTTGGAGAAAGGGCTGGCGCATCTCCAGATGCCACGGTCTTTTCCCGGGAGATGCCGCTGTAGATACCACGGCTACAGCGGTATCTCTAGATGCCTAGACATTTTAAAACGCTTGACGTGGCTTAATGCATTAAACCAGACAAGTAGATATGAGCCTGTAATACTAAACACGTTTTATATGCGTTAAACCACGTTAAGCGTATCCCTTATGGGAAGAAAACGCTTTACGCGTAATTGAACGTGTTGCGTTCTTATTCTGGATTTATCTGCTTAACTGTGTGctttattaataatgtgtttattgtgtttggTCTTTTAAAAACAC
It contains:
- the LOC127157650 gene encoding interferon alpha-13-like — translated: MDLHRVALLCTFFCFAQVWSRPTNCILREDLLKRSYTVIETAGGLFPVQCLDENVVIPFPQNAFEFDTSDQVTGVEKAIYQTLENIDALFESYSDPDREAEKWNEFRGLVYRQIVDSKCIMNKSEAAQDFPSREASLKVYFKTITSTLKEKDFSYCAWEIVRKEILCTLKFILDHNSDIIL